The stretch of DNA CCAAAATCTTCTAAAAACTCAACTTTCCTTTGTGAGAATTTAACTCTCATTACTATAGGCATTGGACTTTTTATTGCTTTGTCAAAAGCAGACAAAATGTTCTCTTCATTCTGCTTGAAATCACAGTTATATTCCAGTTCCAGTAAATTGAGGTACAATTTTGTATTTTCCTgaaatcgaaaaaaaaaaaatcaatgcaaacTCTCCAAAAATAAACTTTGGTAACAGCAGTTTAGAGGGACTGTTGTCTACATGAAGTAACACAGGAATTACATAAAGACACCATTTTTGTTCATCACCGTTGCCTATGTTGTACgtataaataaatggaaataacGTTTTCAGACAAGGTTACTCACTGAAATAAGTCACAGcaagataaaataaaatggtaGTAAAACATCACTTACTTTGTCTTTCTGAATGCTATCAGACAAAACTTTTCTCGCTTTCACAACATCAGCTTGCACTTTAGAAAGGTGCCGGGAGAGCTTAATAGCATAGAAGGAAGATTCACTGCAAGTTTTTGCTTTGTTCATAGCTTCTTCCAATAATTTTTCTGCTTCTTTCACATTTCCATGTCTCCGCTCTAAGTTTACCCTTCGTAAACGAACCATTGCCAGGCCCTCTACAGatgtttctatattttttaatattcgcCTTGCTTCCTCTAGGTTACCTATGAAACCAAATACCATTACAATACTTACCAGCTGCAAAGAACTTGCAGGTAAGGGATAAGAACAAGTAATGACAAAGGTGTTCCAGAAAACATACCACCTGCCAAACAcaacacaggcaggttaattagttcaaaaattaaaaaaaattgttggcgaactttgtataaaatacttgcgaaaaaaaagttttagctcctaattgttgctctgtgctgcaaccaaatacaattgtagaaatccaaaaaaaatcggggggaaaaaaaaaaaaaaatcagcaggtcTGGCTGcacaacatttattatgggtagtggtaacccaacatgttttgggtcaataccctttatcaagtgttaaTTAGTTCATGTCGGTCTCTATGTaaaagagctgcagaatatgttgccaaTATATAAGTAATGATAAATATATGCCTATAGGTGGTGTAACATCTGTCGTATTATAAAGTTTAGAAATTGTGTAGGAGAAACCCATTAGCATTTATGGTGTAGCAGTTAAATTTTGTATTCTACTTTTGTTATCTACTTAAGTAAATTATATTGAGGTAAGTGATTGCTGTCACAATTTCTTGTTTTAAAGGTTGCATTTATTCAATCTTTATACACCTAGTTAAAGGaactataccaccaaacaatgtaggcctctataaaaatatattccataaataAGCTTATATGttaaaccctgtttcatctaaataaaccattttcataaaaatatactttttcagaagtatgtgctattggtgtgtactcctaaatagaaaattgccattttaataattaaagggcagcctcctgggatcataggattcacagtgcacacgtATATGCTAGGTTtaaattaatggacaaagttctatcttttgcttccacactagagctgcattatttctggtcatgcgATATCTGAatgagcacacagaccatcactacatggtggatcaagggaaaggatgtaaaagggcaatatttacggatatatgCAAATCAAACATAAATCGGCATTGCAACCTGGTTACAGATTGCATTCTCCTGGAAAGATAATTATATTTCTCAATAATAAAGAGAATGTTTCCTGCGTATCAAAGATTTTGTGGATCCCAATGGAATGGGACGTAGGATTGCTGTAAACAGGAATACTCACAGTGGGAGTGATAGTAAATGTTGTGAGTTGCGTTACTAATCCTGTTTGCTTTTATGTCCATCTTTATTTGGATCAATGTTTTGCTTGATTTTTACTGGTCTCTTACCTTGTTGCTCTTCAAATGCAGCCCACTGTAAATGAACCATAGGTTTCTTCGCCAGATGCACATTACATGCTCTACTGTAAACATGCCTTACCCCTTCCACACTGTGATTTTCCATATACTTGGCATACTAAACACAAGAATAAGATGCATTATTAGTCTCTGTCAGTGTAAGAAATGTGCAAGAGAAGaataaaattctattttttttaacccaatcaGCACCTTTATTGAACCACTAGACTAGATTCTGTAAGGAAGGGCGAAGAGAGGCAACGCTGTTGGCTTATGCAGCAGTCAAATCTGGTTGCAAGCAGACCATCCCCTAATGCAATAGATATAGTTATAGATGAACACAATTTAACAAGTGTACAGATGGGTTAGGTAGGAGATCATATATGAATTAATATGTTAGGAATATGATGCTGTACCTTGATCCAAAACTCCTCATAGCAGGCACAAGCAATGACACATCTTTCGAAAAGAATAACAACGCGTTCATTTGACCCATTCTCTAGCTCAAAGTCCAAATATTCTTTCCAGTTATTAAGCTGTGCTTTCTCCAGAGGCTTAACATGAAAGTAAGGTCTTTTAATCTtcagagaaacagaaaaaaaaatggatcatTAGAATACAGATCTAGCATTACAGGAAAAAACTGCAGTAGAATCCAAACAAATATCACTCTAAAGGCTTATACTATAATAATGTGCCAGCTATTTGTGAAGACCAGTGTTTATCTGCCTTGCTGGCTTTGGACCACACATGCATCTGTTGTGTAGTTTATATAGAACACTTACATTTCTCATTGCATTCTACTACCTGTGCCACAAGTATGCACATATTGACTGTTTTTTTCCggacatttaaaagtatgatagaaaaaatttggattaaatccgataatttGTGATGTGCGTTAAAAGCGCAAAAATTATGCATTGGtatgatccaaaattttcgtatccgaactatCGTAGACGGCACAAAAATAACtggactttgaaccttcagtgcatgattttggaagcctcccataggactcaatgggactctgcagcttcAAGCTGGCCAAAGGAAactcacgataccaaagcttaaatgaattccaAAATTTTCATAATAGTTGCGgctaatacgattttgtcgcacaaattgttgcaaagtatgaataAGTCacggaaataatttaaaaaaaaaatggcagaaaatatgCAGTTTCAAAAcactgattttttcccattcagactcaatcgtactttgataaatgtgccccaaaacaTTAAATAGCCATTTGGAATCATCACAACAGGTGGTTCCTGACTTCAACCTAAAAGGTAGATTTTTACTGTTTTATGTCACAATATGCAAACGCAGATACAACAGTGTAATAACTGATGTGAAAGGGCATCCACTTGTTTTGTAACTGCGCAAACACACTTGTGTAAATTTTCAGGGTACAACCCAGGGTGCACAGTGACAGGTACATACTATGCATATTAGTTATCAGCCTTTATGATTATTCCATTCCCATTTAACGGTAATATAATTCATGCAgtaaattaaaatgaaacataCTCCTTCTTCAAAGTTCCACCTCTTGCTGACTTCATGTTCATTTAGATTAAAAATCTCCTGATGAACTTCAATTATACGATGCCGCATGTTTTCAACTTCTGTAGTACgctaaaataaaaactatttggtTATAAACTGGACATGCACACATTGTATAATAAATTTGCTTTATAATATAGAAACACCATGCTGCATAGCCATGGGGTCAgctaaactatagtagagtttctaaagcaaacacaccagtaacccatggcatccAATAAATGATCAGCTAGCTTCAAGTAAAATGCCCAGTGTTTTTAAATGAACTCCCTAAGATCTTGGAATGAAAGCTTTGCAATCAACTATAAATTACAAAGGAACAGTGTTCTGGCagatgggggaaaaaaatgacatgcCTTCCCCACCTCTCCCTCCATACTAGCTTCTCAAAGACAATACTACTACTAACGCCGAAAGGGAGGGGGCCAAACAATTGGCACTTTTCCAAGCTAGAGACGCAATCTTGCGTGAATGGAGACCAATGTATGCTTTTTATGAGAGTTGCACTCTagattttatataaattaattttatatttcaGTGCTATGCATCTGCAAACAAATTAAATGCTCAATACTATACCTTTGCAGGGTCTTTTATCTCTTCCATCCCAGGAGGAATATCATCATTTGTTCCACCATGCAGAGTCATAGATGCAAGCTCCTTTCGAAGCTCGATAAATTTTTCGGATGTTAGAAATTCTCTAGGCAAATTACCCTGAATATGTTCTTTAAACCTAGTAAGGCAAGGAATCCATTATAAGGTTTTAAACTAAGCAAGCATACATATTAAGTGAAATAAAGAAGGTTATACAACCTACTATTATTCACAATCTGTAAAGCAGCAATTTATGTCCAGGGGAAATTCTCCTTCACCCCCATGAAATTGAACATTCTGCATGGTACGATACCTCTGTTAATGACAGTGGAGTGCATTGTTAGATTGTTCAAACCAGAAATAGGCAATCTAGGTATAATAGGTCTCAAATGTAGTAGGGGAACAGGATAATGTGTAATGAACTACTTTAAGGCCGGACTATGAGAGATGAATGCAAATGCAGTTAGTAAATATGTGACAAGCGGACAAAGTTCACCTTTTTGGCAAATccagtcacagaaaaaaaagttaacacATCTCTTGTATtctataaatagaataaataaatctGGTCGAACACATACTGCCTATTTCAACTTGGTTACTGCACACACACAGGTTTTGTTAGACAACTTAACAGTAAATAGACTTGAGATAATGAGCTAGAGGCCAATATGAATCTGTAAAGTGGAACCTAAGACACCcagcacccatttttttttttttataacgttCCTCATCAGGGATCTATATTTACCTCctgttttttccattttcagCTTTAATACAAGTCCTGCTTTGCAAAGGGAATGGCTATCAAGTTTTGatccatatatttttttcattaaaaatggcTCAAAAACTGCAATAATTAATAGGCATGGTCTCCACAAACAAAAGGGATAGAAACCATTGATTCATGCATAAAAGGCACCTAGTAAATCTAGGTCCCGTCTCATGCAGCCTCATATTGAGGCTTGTGTTCTTGAAATGTACCATTTAGCTTTAACTtcaaaatatttggcacaatcaGCCTTAAAGGGAGAGTTTATCTTTAAATTCAGTTATAGTGCGATagagttatattttatttattaattatttagtcATTTGTTCAGTATATGTCCAGTTTAAATTCagaagctggttgctagggtgcaatttacactagcaaccaggcagtggtttgaataagatgCTGGAGCACCTAATTAGAAAGAtacgtaataaaaaaaataaataaataaaactgcagcctcacaagTAATAGCTGCTGGGttaggggaccagaaaaagaaaaaaaaaaaaaaagacaggaaaatgtaaaatcagaaaACATTGGTGGaacagtgtaaaatgagggaatgCAAAATGAGGTTTGAATTGAGGTTGAATGACAGtttaaattttctattttttcaaaCAAGGGAAGATGGAACGGTTTCTTCAGGCTGTATTTCAATTAATTGTGAATGTTATACAAATAAGTTGACATATGTTGTTATACACATACAAAAGCCAGTTACCCATTGTATTGCTGTTCTAACAGCAGGCAATTACTTACTTTTAGTTATATTTTTAGTTAGTTAATTATTTTTTCACCAACTTTCagcgcgcgactaatctccccgtgtcacagcccttaaaaattatttgtttgtaGGTTAAGCTTTAATAGCATCTCCTATCAGACTTTGTGGGAATGGAATCATAGCAGTTATTTCCCATAAAAGGTAATGGCATGGCTGCCATACAATTCTCCAACTACTGCTTCTGATTTTCTATTCTTATCGGCCAGATTTTGCACAAACTTCAAAAGGTAAAATTTTGCCTTTCGATATTAAGCTAACTGATAACAAATAAATTTACATAAATAATATCTTACATTTGGGAAACTAACAGC from Xenopus tropicalis strain Nigerian chromosome 8, UCB_Xtro_10.0, whole genome shotgun sequence encodes:
- the prpf39.1 gene encoding pre-mRNA-processing factor 39 isoform X1 — translated: MTTSSNIQNTSMQASKQTSVEEVDFTKDIVEVFEMEQSPEHCATESPPPATEPPLPKTESPLPKTDTPAPPLPPDFEKYWKSVQAYPEEFNTWTYLLQYVEQENHLSAVRKAFDAFLAHYPYCYGYWKKYADLEKKNNNILEADEVYRRGIQAITLSVDLWMHYLNFLKETLDPADPETCLTLRGTFEHAVVSAGLDFKSDKLWEMYINWETEQGNLSGVTSIYSRLLGIPTQYYSLHFQRFKEHIQGNLPREFLTSEKFIELRKELASMTLHGGTNDDIPPGMEEIKDPAKRTTEVENMRHRIIEVHQEIFNLNEHEVSKRWNFEEGIKRPYFHVKPLEKAQLNNWKEYLDFELENGSNERVVILFERCVIACACYEEFWIKYAKYMENHSVEGVRHVYSRACNVHLAKKPMVHLQWAAFEEQQGNLEEARRILKNIETSVEGLAMVRLRRVNLERRHGNVKEAEKLLEEAMNKAKTCSESSFYAIKLSRHLSKVQADVVKARKVLSDSIQKDKENTKLYLNLLELEYNCDFKQNEENILSAFDKAIKSPMPIVMRVKFSQRKVEFLEDFGSDVKKLLDTYNEHQKLLKDQDLLKRKAENGLEQPETKRLHTEEVSTVASVPVTTASVDAAQSGYNYGSWYQYNYPANWNYGQYYNTPST